The Plasmodium knowlesi strain H genome assembly, chromosome: 12 sequence AcatgtggagaaggaaaggggagaTTGCGGAAACGGACACGTACAGGTCCCATAGCTACATGTGCCTTTaaataacttttttatttatatccTTCATGTTTACCACACCGACTCGAACTGATGAGTTGTGCAAACCACGATGACATGCACATGGCTGAGGAAAGCACCCCTAAAATGGGACATCACTCTCGTGAGGTACCCTgatggggtgttggaatgactGCCATTGCCTATTCGACGAACACAAGTGAAATGGGAAGGAGAGTCCTGTGGGAGAAGCGAAATTATTGCACCCTCCAGTTCATTCGCACAGACAGAAACAGTTCTGCTATGTGACTGATTGTCCATGCGTAGGACCAAACAGAGGGCGCCATTCGAGTGGAGGCCTGTTAAAATACGTTTAGCTAGctaagctaaaaaaaaaaaaaaaaaaaaaaaaaaaaattgactgAATATGCTTAACTCACCATTGTGGATCATACAACTTTGCaaagaaatgggaaaacCAAAGTTTTGGAAAATAATTGCACACCGTTTATTGGATCCATCGATACGTGCCAGTCGGTTGGGACAAAGAACGACCATGCATATTCCACCAGCGTGTCCTTCTACCCTTATTTGTTACATTTGGAAAGGCACCCAATTTGTTCCGttctttcgtttttcttttctattcaaAGAGGGGacagggaataaaaaaaaaaaaaaaaaaaaattccacaaCAGAATACACCGAAGTAATGAAGAAGGCGAATATAAAGCTATCATCCACGGTAATGGTTTGTCTGGTGGTCTTTTCGATGGAATGACAAAACATGGGTAGTAGCCTCAAACGCTGAATACTTGTGTACCGTATAAATACTTGTATTGTGTTGAACCAAATGTAGAGAGACGGAAGAACATATCGTTGGTACAGCGTTGGGAAAGCGCGTAGTGGGCGGGGTTCCTCTCCCCATGTCTCCTTACACGGAGGGCAGTTTTCCCGCAATGGACACGCCCCCACACCCCCTTGTTCCATTTTCGCGTTATCTCCCCTTTATACATCGCGTTCCCAGATTTGTTGAACCGCCAGCGGGGCATGAGCGGAAAAAGGGCGTACCTCCCCTgcggaaaatatatatattttccttttttccatatcACTATGCTACAATTatgataaagaaggaaaatcaCACTATCGTGTTCGCGTGTATTTCATCAATGTCCTCGTCACAGAGTAGGTAACGAAATGGGAAGgttatattttattcattttttttatttatttattttttatttattttattattttattttatttttttttttacctcctgATCtggcaaggaaaaaaaaaaaaaaaaaaaaaaaaaaaaaaaaagcacaagcgatgacggaaaaaaaaaagggaaaaaaaaaaaaaaaaaaaaaaaaaaaaaaaaaaaatgcacagcCGTTTTAGATGATATGCAAGGAAAATAACGCGGAATACTTCCAACCGAAAGTGAATCAAAAAGTGATACATCGCGTTATGAAGCGAAGTAGCCAAGTAGCGAATAcgggaaaataataattgcaATTTCGCATGTCACAAAGTACAGGTTATGCTGAGCAGGAAAATACGAACAAGCGCAAACGTATCCGCACGAGAGTTACAGATCGGAAGGCAGGAAAGAGAAGCGAAACTGGCCAAGTGACGTGCATACAAATACAATGCGCAGAGCAGGAAGTTCATTCGTTGTTCGTTCATGAACAAAGGAGGCCCATGCACTCATGCATGTTCATACGCATGtcaacacatatatataaattgtaTGCCCACAAGAATGCCAACACGCATAACCCATGTGCATACTTTCATGTATTACCCCCACATCCTTTCCTACGCTTATAAACAAACCGTTTGGCGAATCAATCTTAAGATCGATCATTACCCCAATGAAACGAAGGAGCGAAGCGCATAATCCCCACTTATTACGTCAGCCCGAATAGTCTTttcgccaattttttttttttttttttttttttttttttgctaccaAGATAAGAACAAACGGGGGCAATTATAATTAAACCTTAGGAGGTGCatgtaaaaacaaaaaacacaAAGGGTGTGAAAGAATCACCGGACCAACTCTTACCATCGTCAGGGGAAAAGGGCAAAACACAAAAACGGAACAGAACTCATTGAGAGCGCCTCCAGTGCGATAAATGCGGCAAATTCAACAGAACGTGTGCTATGTATTACAGGTTGATATTTTTGCGCATGTAGTAACCCCCCCCTTTGATCTTCGCACCGCATCCAAGTGAACAGTTGCTCAAAAACTCTTTTAAAACAATTCATATATACGCACGCGAGCACGCAGGAAAATAAACTCGACACACCCATATACACAGGCGAATGTGTGCGAGTGTTGGAATGTGCGTAGATAGCTAGCTGATCTTTTATTAAACAGTGACGAGAGTAATCGGAACACAGATTTGTCCCCAAGCAAAAGCGTAACCGAATTGACTCACCCACCCTATCAATCAAAATGAAGAGCGTAAACGACTTCATGCGAAAAGTGAATGatgtggagaaaatgaaaaggtacTTGTCAGACCACAGCGCGTCCATAAAAATCTACTGCTTCTTCCTGCTGATCGTATTTGTATTTTACCACTTATTTTCCGATGgagatttttccttcctattAACTTTGTCTTCCGTGATTAGCATGTTCTCCTTCCTCATGGTGTTTGTGAAAATAGAAATGAATAAGTCTTGTGCAGGAGTGTCTCTGAAGATGATGGAATGCTACGTTGTCCTCAACACGGCTAGGCTGTTTTCCATCGTACCATTCGAAGGATACCTGCCTTATGATAGAAGTGGGGACTGGCTTTACCAATTGGTCGAAGCAATTTCGCTATTCATCAATTGCTGTATCGTGTACCTGTGCAGAtataaatacaaaaatagCTACGATACCACAAACgatatttttaacaacctCTTTTTAATCATCCCTGCCTTTGTCATCGCCATTTTCGTGCATCCCTCGCTGAACTCCTTTTTCCCGGCTGATGTAAGTGCAGAGCAGATAGCACCAACAGAACggcaaaaacaaaatttgcgCAACCACACAATTAAACATTGACGTGAATTCCCCAACTCATTTTCACTTTGCAGGTCGCCTGGTCCTTTGCCTTATACCTGGAGTCCGTGTGCGTCCTACCGCAGCTGTCCATGTTTCAGAAGGAGGTAAAAAGGGagcctaaaaaaaaaaaaaaatacctgcACCGTTCATGTTGTTCAGACGATTTTTCTCGCATCTTTggctaactttttttttttttttttttttttttttttttttttttttttttttttattcttcccccGCGCGTGTAACTTTGCAATGCGAAACTgccacattttttctcttctttcccctctccCCCTTCAGGGCAAAGTGGCAGCTTTTACCACCCACTTCTTGGCCTCACAAGCCCTTTCGAAGGTAAGCCCTTTACGGTGAATATGTGTGTGAAaaaagtgcatttttttttttctctcccccccaaTATTTATTCACCGTTTGATTTGGCATTCCTCCCCACCTTTTCGTGTCCACCTTTTAGGTTTtgtctttcctcttttggaTTGTGTCGCATAAGGAGTTGAATTCCTCGGATAACATCGTAATGGAAACATGCATGCGGGTTACCTTCCCTTGGTGACGCGATGCGCACATCATTGCCTTGCACGTGCATGTACAcctcttccatttgttcaaactcttccctccccccccctttttacagATCAAGTCGTACGTTGGTGTGTGGGTCGTAATAATGCAAATCGTTCAGTTGGTGCTTATGGGAGACTTCATATATCACTACATTCGATGTCTGAGCAAGGGAGTCTCCTTTGACAACCtgttaaatgaaaatgtgtGAAGAAGTGTTTGCTTCtcaaggaggaaggaaaagggaagttgaaaaaaaaaaaaaagtttaaaaaaataaaaggtaaaagaataaaacttACGGaaaggagttttttttttttttttttttatcaaaattttAACTGCCTATGAGAAAAGTACCAGTATCGACTGAGTCGCGATCGTGGCGCATACCCTACATGTAGGAGTGCCCGGATCCTGCAAACAGAGAGAAGGGCAAAATTACCCATTCGAAAGAGAAGACACGAAATTTTAGGATAAAGCAAAATACAGGGGTGCTATGCAATGAGGGGAAGATGTTCCTGAAGGGAGAAGGTAGGGGTGGTGGTGTATTATTTCGAATTGGAGGAGCATATCTGTGTCCACTGGTTTTAAATTTCAATCCATATTTTATTATCCATGCACACGTTCATCATAAGAACCCTCGTTTTGTGCATGATTGACTTCCCCGCCCCCTCTCTTTTCTTTACTCCTTTTAATGTTAACTGTACATTTTACCTCCTTGCATACACATGTGATAAGTTTATGTGTGTCCATTTTGATGTAGGTTTACCTGAACGTTGTGATGTTACTGGGTATGCGCATTGCTCTCCGTCTGCGTTTTGACCCATGCGTggatttaaattttttttttatttttatcagtTTATCGTTTGGAGGAATGTAGGCAcgtgcatgtacatacatttatgtatacccATGccgtgtatatgtgtgtgtgtgttctcctcttctcttagcttcccccctttatttattttattttatttttttttttttttcaacgtcccatttctccacttcaccacttctccacttcaccacttcaccacttcaccacttcaccacttcaCCGTTTCCCATGTAACCGAATTGgttgtttgtttttccttcatgtatatatatgtgcatatatgtgtgtggggaggaaaaaaacagaaaacaaatgaagaattttttttttttttttttctcccccgttttatattttacttttcatCTTTCTTCCCGTCTGTTCCTCACTTGACCTCTggtctctttctttttaaagcACTTAAAGactcttccccccttcgTAAATTTTATCACTTGTCAAAGCGTGCGTGCGTACCTACCTCACAGGGGGGGTAGGGATGCACCGTTGTTTATCAGTAAGGGCACACTGAGTTTCTGTGCCATGCCAGTTGTTCATGCAGTAGTATGGCAGACAACAGGGTCTGATATTGGGAGGAAGGAGCTGGTACCATTTGGGCTGTTCACTTATGAGGGTTCCCTcaataaggaaaagggggggagtatATTATCATGTGCGTGCCACTTcattgaaataaaaattgttatgagtgtttttttttttttttttcgtatttttgtacctaaggggaaaaatgtgaTGGTGCTTAATTTGAGTTATCCTCGTCACCACAACGAGGTGCACCAAATGTGGGCGAAGTTTGACGGACCATCAACTTTAAGCGGCCAACACCCCCATTTTAAATAGGTTCTCTATCCGGACGTGGAATTACGTACTTTCTTACCCCCCATAaagggaaattattttatttattttttttttttttcacctcttGGATGAGTacacttttataaaaaaaaaaaaaaaaaaaaaaaagagtcaTCTCAACGGAGTGTCAATCCTCTGTGGTGTTCGTAGGCCTCCCCAGCAGTTATCTCCACGGAGTAAATCTCCAACCGACACAgttatttataaaaatgtttttcattCGTAAGCGGTACTTTGGCTTTTCCCATGGGTTGGGAATATCAGGCGTCATCCACAGGCGCCTGTTGAAGGAGGTTCCCAATTGCGCCTTTCAGAGAAGGTATACTACCAAGCTACGCGGTGGTTATGCGGCTATAGGGTTGTGGCTTCGTCGATCATTTAAGCAGTCGCATCATTGTCACTTCCCCGCGAGCACTCTGTACGACGCGTTCAACATTCGCCACGCACACCCACCCCTCTTCTCTGCATGCAGACCATTCAGCACGAAAAACTTCTACGAAATTCTAAACGTTCCACGAAACAGtagtaaaaatgaaataaagcaAGCGTATCGAAAGCTAGCCCTGAAGTATCACCCAGACAGGAATCCAAACAATAGGAAGGAATCGGAGAAAATGTTTAGGGAAATAACAGAAGCATATGAGACCTTAagtgatgaaaataaaaaacggaTGTATGATAGTCAATTGAATAATGGCTTCTCCTCTGGCCACTTTGAAAACAACTACACCAACACGAATAGTAATACCGGAACAAATTACGCTTACCAGACGAGGAGAATGACTGATGAGGAAATTGAGAAGGTCTTCAAGAATGTCTTTGGCACCATGAACCTtaatgatatttttaaatccaACCTTTTTGGGGAGGTAACACTGCAATGATCAGTTGAGTGGCACCTCTGGAGGAGGGCCTAGCAATGGGTCCCTGCACAACATACCCTTACAAATGAATGCATCATCCCTTGGGCCCATTTCTTGCATACCGCACCTTTAacttgttttccttcttcaggGCAATTTCTCTCCCAGAGGGATGGAGAAtgattttttcacaaaattcgGAGTACCGGGTAAAGCTCACCACATTGGATTTCACACCCACCCTCTTGCATGAATTTTAACCCGACCATTCGCCACATCGAAATTAAGTTATTGAGATGGCCCCTTTCCCTCTTCGCAGGATCCTACCGGAGCAACAGTGACAATATAAAACGTAAATCCCGTGGAGGAGTTTGTTCATAGTTCCATGAGCAAGATGGAAGTTTACATTCGCTTCACATCCCACCACTTCGATACACCCCCAACCACTTCCATCTACCTCTTGCCATTTCCACTCCCCGCAGAGACGAACATAAAAACGGAGATAATACcacgagggaaaaaaataattgaaaagacaacaaaaataattaccTACCACAATGGGGTTGTGAAGCAGGAAATCACGGAGCGAGAGATAAGCGGCAACAGCAAAGGTGCATGAACGCGGAGCTGGAGGTGCGAAAGGTCTACAGCGCCCTTCCATATATAACGTGTAAATGACATAAAGGTGGAGGAGGCCCCTTCCATGCCATTCGATCACCTTTGACCTCGCTTAATCCATTTttgtgctattttttttttttttttttttttttttttcttttccaccaAGGCGGTCACGATACACTGGAAATTCTGTGCccaccgttttttttttttttttttctccgatAGAATACGATGACATGTCTGATTTTGATATTTTCTACAAAAGTAATTTTAACAAG is a genomic window containing:
- a CDS encoding ER lumen protein retaining receptor 1, putative, with the translated sequence MKSVNDFMRKVNDVEKMKRYLSDHSASIKIYCFFLLIVFVFYHLFSDGDFSFLLTLSSVISMFSFLMVFVKIEMNKSCAGVSLKMMECYVVLNTARLFSIVPFEGYLPYDRSGDWLYQLVEAISLFINCCIVYLCRYKYKNSYDTTNDIFNNLFLIIPAFVIAIFVHPSLNSFFPADVAWSFALYLESVCVLPQLSMFQKEGKVAAFTTHFLASQALSKVLSFLFWIVSHKELNSSDNIIKSYVGVWVVIMQIVQLVLMGDFIYHYIRCLSKGVSFDNLLNENV
- a CDS encoding DnaJ protein, putative, producing MFFIRKRYFGFSHGLGISGVIHRRLLKEVPNCAFQRRPFSTKNFYEILNVPRNSSKNEIKQAYRKLALKYHPDRNPNNRKESEKMFREITEAYETLSDENKKRMYDSQLNNGFSSGHFENNYTNTNSNTGTNYAYQTRRMTDEEIEKVFKNVFGTMNLNDIFKSNLFGEGNFSPRGMENDFFTKFGVPGSYRSNSDNIKQTNIKTEIIPRGKKIIEKTTKIITYHNGVVKQEITEREISGNSKEYDDMSDFDIFYKSNFNKVDPRARRSEFIDYANSEKGKKMVKQVVRYGYGIISIAMRRILVNIVIQVIRRIVQGLIHMLRRR